A genomic segment from Flavobacterium inviolabile encodes:
- a CDS encoding CDP-alcohol phosphatidyltransferase family protein, producing MKRIPIVLIIFRLLLGPVMIALTYRFGAAIRFELVVLMVLGLLSDIFDGIAARKAGVSSPQLRRMDSQTDLVFWLCVGWCSWLLNPEVILAYKIPITVVFVMEAMTYVVSIAKFGKETCTHALLSKLWGLTLLAVFVAIIGFSYGGWAMKTAVFFGLISHLDVFLIILLLPKWTYDVPSFYHAYLIRKGIPFKRNTLFHESE from the coding sequence ATGAAAAGAATCCCTATTGTACTCATCATATTCAGGCTTCTTTTGGGGCCTGTTATGATCGCGCTGACCTATCGTTTTGGAGCAGCAATACGTTTTGAGCTGGTTGTCCTGATGGTTTTAGGGCTGCTGTCGGATATTTTTGACGGCATCGCAGCACGAAAAGCAGGCGTGTCGTCGCCGCAATTACGGCGGATGGACAGTCAGACGGATCTGGTTTTCTGGCTGTGTGTGGGCTGGTGCTCCTGGCTGTTAAATCCGGAAGTTATCCTGGCCTATAAAATTCCGATAACGGTTGTTTTTGTAATGGAAGCGATGACTTATGTGGTCAGTATTGCAAAGTTTGGAAAAGAAACCTGTACGCATGCCTTGCTGTCCAAACTATGGGGACTGACTTTGCTCGCGGTTTTTGTTGCGATAATCGGTTTCAGTTATGGCGGCTGGGCGATGAAAACAGCGGTGTTTTTTGGACTAATATCCCATCTGGATGTTTTTCTGATCATACTGTTATTGCCCAAATGGACGTATGATGTTCCCAGTTTTTACCATGCCTACCTAATCCGGAAAGGGATACCATTTAAAAGGAATACTCTTTTTCATGAATCGGAATAA
- a CDS encoding LA_2272 family surface repeat-containing protein: MKLKFVAFFMLLLSNAVLSQETAKVTTDEQLAAAVGDGHSTVYAKELSEKGSRADSVRIFSLSPIHSRVNKVNGLTLGVGHYRNSKIKFQEVNGLNIEASPIAVGLFTFGLGIAFESLIVGARKEPYDSFSLRRTFLKRDDAIIHTRINGLNVSSGGFLTGAQVNGLNICVVSVMNKMNGVSVTAAILSTENMNGISVCGIANMINTGSGLQLAVSNVSREYRGVQIGLFNNAKNLRGVQLGLWNTNGKRRLPFVNWQFKS, encoded by the coding sequence ATGAAACTAAAATTCGTTGCTTTTTTTATGCTGCTGCTTTCAAACGCTGTTTTGTCGCAGGAAACGGCAAAGGTTACAACTGATGAGCAGTTAGCTGCAGCTGTTGGTGACGGGCATAGCACGGTGTATGCTAAAGAACTGTCTGAAAAGGGTAGTCGGGCAGACAGTGTCCGGATATTCAGTTTGTCGCCAATTCACAGTAGGGTCAATAAGGTAAACGGATTGACTTTAGGTGTGGGACATTATAGAAACAGTAAAATAAAATTTCAGGAAGTGAACGGTTTAAATATCGAAGCCAGCCCGATAGCAGTCGGGTTATTTACTTTTGGACTGGGTATTGCATTTGAAAGTCTTATTGTTGGAGCAAGAAAGGAGCCTTATGACAGTTTTTCTTTAAGGAGGACCTTTTTAAAGCGGGATGACGCCATAATACATACCCGGATTAACGGATTGAATGTGAGTTCGGGGGGCTTTTTGACAGGAGCACAGGTTAACGGACTGAATATTTGTGTTGTTTCTGTGATGAATAAAATGAACGGTGTTTCTGTTACCGCGGCAATCTTGAGTACCGAAAATATGAATGGTATTTCGGTTTGCGGGATTGCCAACATGATCAATACCGGGAGCGGTTTGCAGCTGGCTGTTTCAAATGTATCCCGGGAGTATCGCGGCGTACAGATCGGTTTGTTTAATAATGCTAAAAACCTGAGAGGGGTTCAGCTGGGATTGTGGAATACGAACGGCAAAAGAAGGCTTCCTTTTGTGAACTGGCAATTTAAAAGTTAG
- a CDS encoding sigma-70 family RNA polymerase sigma factor → MRQLKITKQVTNRETASLDKYLQEIGKVDLITADEEVELAQRIKAGDQRALEKLTKANLRFVVSVAKQYQNQGLTLPDLINEGNLGLIKAAQRFDETRGFKFISYAVWWIRQSILQALAEQSRIVRLPLNKIGSINKINKMYALLEQSNERAPSAEEIAKELDMTVNDVKESMKNSGRHLSMDAPLVEGEDSNLYDVLRSGESPNPDRELIHESLRTEIERALETLTPREADVVRLYFGLGDQHPMTLEEIGETFDLTRERVRQIKEKAIRRLKHTSRSKILKTYLG, encoded by the coding sequence ATGAGACAACTTAAAATTACCAAGCAGGTAACTAACCGTGAAACTGCTTCCTTAGACAAGTACCTACAAGAAATTGGAAAAGTTGACTTGATTACCGCCGATGAAGAGGTAGAATTAGCACAAAGAATTAAAGCCGGAGACCAGAGAGCCTTAGAGAAATTAACAAAGGCCAACCTGCGTTTTGTGGTATCGGTTGCTAAACAGTATCAGAATCAAGGTTTAACTTTACCCGATTTGATTAATGAAGGTAACTTGGGGTTAATTAAAGCTGCACAACGTTTTGACGAAACACGTGGTTTCAAATTCATTTCGTATGCGGTTTGGTGGATTCGTCAGTCTATTTTACAGGCTTTGGCAGAACAATCTCGTATTGTTAGATTACCATTAAACAAAATTGGCTCTATCAATAAAATCAACAAGATGTATGCTTTATTAGAGCAATCTAATGAACGTGCTCCTTCTGCTGAGGAAATTGCAAAAGAACTGGACATGACTGTTAATGATGTTAAGGAGAGTATGAAAAACTCCGGTCGTCATTTATCCATGGATGCTCCGTTAGTGGAAGGTGAAGACTCTAATCTTTATGACGTATTACGTTCCGGTGAATCACCAAATCCAGACAGGGAACTGATTCATGAATCTTTACGTACAGAAATCGAAAGAGCTTTGGAAACCTTAACACCTCGTGAGGCTGACGTAGTAAGATTGTATTTCGGATTAGGTGATCAGCACCCGATGACATTGGAAGAAATCGGAGAAACTTTTGATTTAACCCGTGAGCGTGTACGCCAGATTAAAGAAAAAGCGATCAGAAGATTAAAACACACCTCCAGAAGTAAGATTCTAAAAACTTATTTAGGATAA